In Kitasatospora sp. NBC_00240, the following are encoded in one genomic region:
- a CDS encoding FMN-binding protein → MRRAVITSSATVAGVILLLSLKPHDTATGGGVISSGGSAAPAPAATSAPAASAPSAPAPSAPSAQATTGASRSVTGDAANTRYGAVQVKVTLDGSRISKIDVIRYPNRDRRDQEINGFALPQLNQEAITAQSAHIDVVSGATYTSDGYTRSLQSALDQAGL, encoded by the coding sequence GTGCGCAGAGCAGTCATCACCAGCAGTGCCACCGTGGCAGGGGTGATCCTGCTGCTCTCGCTCAAACCGCACGACACGGCCACGGGCGGCGGTGTCATCAGTTCCGGCGGCTCGGCCGCGCCGGCCCCGGCGGCCACGTCCGCGCCCGCGGCCTCCGCGCCCTCCGCACCGGCTCCGTCGGCGCCGTCCGCCCAGGCCACCACCGGTGCCTCGCGCTCGGTGACCGGCGACGCGGCCAACACACGCTACGGAGCCGTCCAGGTCAAGGTCACCCTGGACGGCAGCAGGATCTCGAAGATCGACGTGATCCGGTACCCCAACCGCGACCGCCGCGACCAGGAGATCAACGGTTTCGCGCTGCCGCAGCTCAACCAGGAGGCGATCACCGCCCAGAGCGCGCACATCGACGTGGTCTCGGGCGCGACGTACACCAGCGACGGATACACCCGGTCCCTGCAGAGCGCCCTCGACCAGGCCGGACTGTGA
- a CDS encoding FAD:protein FMN transferase, with product MGTVFSFTVHDPTAETGPALRRIVRRLHRIDEVFSTYRPTSDISRLGRGELTLVQCDPEVAEVLERCRETADETDGWFTDHPGGRLDPSGWVKGWAVEEASRSLRAAGSARHSVGGGGDVQTCGGPWRIGVADPLSPGGLAAVVTGHDLAVATSGVAERGAHIIDPHTGRPAEGMLSLTLVGRHLARTDAWATAAFAMGPGRALDRVERRPGTEALAVLADGTRRWTSGLPRHLAPSVPSAAGPARWRLPPTG from the coding sequence ATGGGGACGGTGTTCTCCTTCACCGTCCACGACCCCACCGCCGAGACGGGCCCTGCGCTGCGCCGGATCGTCCGGCGGTTGCACCGGATCGACGAGGTGTTCTCCACCTACCGGCCCACGTCCGACATCAGCAGGCTGGGGCGCGGCGAACTGACACTCGTTCAGTGCGATCCGGAGGTCGCCGAGGTGCTGGAGCGGTGCCGCGAGACCGCGGACGAGACCGACGGCTGGTTCACCGACCACCCGGGGGGCCGGCTCGACCCGAGCGGGTGGGTGAAGGGCTGGGCCGTCGAGGAGGCCTCCCGGTCCCTGCGAGCGGCCGGTTCCGCCCGGCACAGCGTGGGCGGCGGCGGTGACGTCCAGACCTGCGGAGGCCCGTGGCGGATCGGTGTCGCCGACCCGCTGAGCCCGGGCGGCCTCGCCGCGGTCGTGACCGGCCACGACCTCGCGGTCGCCACCTCCGGCGTGGCGGAGCGCGGCGCCCACATCATCGACCCGCACACCGGCCGCCCGGCCGAGGGCATGCTCTCCCTCACCCTGGTGGGCCGTCACCTGGCCCGCACGGACGCCTGGGCCACCGCCGCGTTCGCGATGGGCCCCGGGCGCGCCCTCGACCGGGTCGAACGGCGCCCGGGGACCGAAGCCCTCGCCGTTCTGGCCGACGGCACCCGACGGTGGACCTCCGGCCTGCCACGGCACCTCGCTCCTTCCGTACCGTCAGCCGCCGGGCCGGCACGGTGGAGGCTTCCGCCCACCGGCTGA
- a CDS encoding HAMP domain-containing sensor histidine kinase, whose protein sequence is MIGPAARRAAARLPVPRTLRARLVAGLLALLLLTCGGVALATTDALRHFLVDRLDQQLADTSGRYAASLEHRDTRAPGTTGNRSDTRAQAPGTFGARLLDGRVTNAGVVDGDADDAEVAAGNTPADTDDLVQLTPADQRALAALPVDGGARSVHLSGLGGYRLRAIAGQDGDVLVTGLPLHPLEATTHQLITVELVVFAIALAAATAAGAFWIGLSLRPLGRVVAAAERVGALPLASGEVELSVRVRDDDPRTEVGRVGAALNRMLGHIEDALAQRQAVEARLRAFAADASHELRTPVATVRGHAELALRHQGPMAEPVRHSLTRIDAESRRMGAIVEDLLLLARLDAGRPLAHGSVDLTRLALDCTDDARAAGPHHRWRLVLPEEPVVVPGDGDRLRQVVANLLTNARTHTPDGTEVTLALERGEDRVLLTVTDTGPGIDPEVAPRVFERFVRGDRARARTHGSTGLGLAIVQAVVSAHGGAVTLASHPGKTAFTVALPSGAPSVTA, encoded by the coding sequence GTGATCGGCCCGGCGGCCCGCCGCGCCGCCGCGCGCCTGCCCGTGCCGCGCACCCTGCGGGCCCGCCTGGTCGCCGGACTGCTGGCGCTGCTCCTGCTCACCTGTGGCGGTGTCGCCCTCGCCACCACCGACGCGCTGCGCCACTTCCTGGTCGACCGCCTCGACCAGCAGCTCGCCGACACCTCCGGCCGCTATGCCGCGAGCCTGGAGCACCGCGACACCCGGGCCCCGGGAACCACGGGGAACCGCAGTGACACCCGGGCCCAGGCGCCGGGCACCTTCGGCGCCAGGCTGCTGGACGGCAGGGTGACCAACGCCGGGGTGGTCGACGGCGACGCCGACGACGCCGAGGTCGCCGCCGGGAACACCCCGGCCGACACCGACGACCTGGTGCAGCTGACCCCCGCCGACCAGCGGGCACTGGCCGCGCTGCCGGTCGACGGTGGGGCCCGGAGCGTGCACCTGTCCGGACTCGGCGGCTACCGGCTGCGCGCCATCGCCGGCCAGGACGGCGACGTCCTGGTCACCGGCCTGCCGCTGCACCCTCTGGAGGCCACGACCCATCAACTGATCACCGTGGAACTCGTGGTGTTCGCCATCGCGCTGGCAGCCGCCACCGCGGCCGGCGCGTTCTGGATCGGCCTCTCACTGCGCCCGCTCGGGCGCGTCGTGGCAGCGGCCGAGCGTGTCGGGGCCCTGCCGCTGGCCAGTGGGGAGGTCGAACTCAGCGTCCGGGTGAGGGACGACGACCCTCGGACCGAGGTCGGCAGAGTCGGAGCGGCGCTCAACCGGATGCTGGGACACATCGAGGACGCCCTCGCCCAGCGGCAGGCCGTGGAGGCGCGGCTACGTGCGTTCGCCGCGGACGCCAGTCACGAACTGCGCACCCCGGTCGCCACCGTCCGGGGCCACGCCGAACTGGCGCTACGGCACCAGGGCCCGATGGCCGAGCCGGTACGCCACTCGCTCACCCGCATCGACGCCGAGTCCCGGCGGATGGGCGCCATCGTCGAGGACCTGCTCCTGCTCGCCCGGCTCGACGCCGGCCGGCCACTGGCACACGGCAGTGTCGACCTGACCCGGCTGGCCCTGGACTGCACCGACGACGCCCGCGCCGCCGGGCCGCACCACCGCTGGCGGCTCGTCCTGCCCGAGGAGCCGGTCGTGGTCCCCGGGGACGGTGACCGGCTGCGCCAGGTGGTGGCCAACCTGCTCACCAACGCCCGCACCCACACCCCCGACGGCACCGAGGTGACGCTGGCGCTCGAACGCGGCGAGGACCGGGTGCTGCTGACCGTCACCGACACCGGCCCCGGCATCGACCCCGAGGTCGCACCCCGGGTCTTCGAGCGCTTCGTACGCGGCGACCGGGCCCGAGCCCGGACCCATGGGAGCACCGGCCTCGGGCTGGCGATCGTCCAAGCCGTCGTGTCCGCCCACGGCGGCGCCGTGACGCTCGCCAGCCACCCCGGGAAGACCGCCTTCACCGTGGCGCTCCCTTCGGGGGCGCCCTCCGTCACGGCCTGA
- a CDS encoding universal stress protein: MSASAHSWSRRRPLLRPRSRLRAAPAPTAGGRVRGPIVVGFDGSPESAAAADWAAREAVRRRLPLQLVQAWPWPRNDVLGSEDAVRWGRARLTSKEADIRTRFPSVEVSSEHLPGAPNAVLQAAGRNAAVLVLGSRGMGTLHGFLAGSVSQEALRLADCPVVLVRAGRTAADEHVPTAEGREPVDRPYRDVALGLDLRHPCDAAIAFAFEAAALRAAPLRVIHAWGTSLVGEYMALGATAGLAARVEKAEKEALSSVLWPWRERYPQVVLLPRSVLGSTAPALLDTSAQAGLLVLGRRSRPSPLGPHLGPVAHAAVHHAVCTVAVVPCR; the protein is encoded by the coding sequence ATGTCGGCGTCAGCGCACAGCTGGTCGAGGCGCCGCCCGTTGTTGCGGCCCCGGAGCCGCTTGCGCGCGGCACCGGCGCCAACAGCAGGAGGACGTGTGCGAGGACCGATCGTGGTCGGATTCGACGGATCGCCCGAGAGCGCCGCCGCCGCCGACTGGGCCGCCCGTGAGGCAGTCCGCCGCCGCCTACCGCTGCAACTCGTCCAGGCATGGCCCTGGCCCCGGAACGACGTGCTGGGAAGCGAGGACGCCGTGCGGTGGGGCCGAGCGCGGCTCACGAGCAAGGAGGCCGATATCCGCACGCGGTTTCCCAGCGTGGAGGTGAGCTCCGAACACCTGCCGGGAGCCCCGAACGCGGTGCTGCAGGCGGCCGGGCGCAACGCCGCCGTACTGGTGCTCGGTTCACGCGGGATGGGTACCCTGCACGGCTTCCTGGCCGGTTCGGTGAGCCAGGAGGCCCTCCGGCTGGCCGACTGCCCCGTGGTGCTGGTCCGGGCCGGCAGGACGGCCGCGGACGAGCACGTGCCGACCGCCGAAGGCCGAGAGCCGGTCGACAGGCCGTACCGGGATGTCGCCCTGGGTCTGGACCTGCGCCACCCGTGCGACGCCGCCATCGCCTTCGCCTTCGAAGCCGCCGCGCTGCGTGCGGCGCCGCTGCGGGTGATTCACGCCTGGGGCACTTCTCTCGTGGGCGAATACATGGCCCTGGGTGCCACGGCGGGCTTGGCGGCGCGCGTCGAGAAGGCCGAGAAGGAGGCGCTCTCAAGCGTGTTGTGGCCCTGGCGCGAACGGTACCCGCAGGTCGTGCTGCTCCCCCGGTCGGTACTCGGGAGCACGGCGCCTGCACTTCTGGACACCTCCGCACAGGCCGGGCTCCTGGTGCTGGGCCGTCGCAGCCGGCCTTCGCCGCTCGGGCCGCACCTCGGTCCCGTCGCCCACGCGGCCGTCCACCATGCGGTGTGCACGGTCGCCGTGGTGCCCTGCCGCTGA
- a CDS encoding universal stress protein — protein MMIVGFDGSGPSRAAVEWAAGEATRRELPLEILQARPWEPSGSQVTGQAERRGREQLAVQADDVRSRFPGLEVRAQHLPDDAVGVLKAASHRASVLVLGSRGLGALRGFLVGSVSQQVLGHAACPVVLVRPPSDLTDGPGPDNLTQRGLVVGLDLAHPCPQVLAFAFETAALRGVPLTVLHAWGPPAGTEYMHFGAIGGLEDELAGPEREALEDAVKPWLAAFPDLPAATELLRSHAGLALVDAAATAELLVIGARHRRRTGGTHLGPVAHAVIHHVRCPVAVVPYH, from the coding sequence ATGATGATCGTCGGATTCGACGGATCGGGCCCGAGCCGGGCGGCCGTGGAATGGGCCGCCGGCGAGGCCACCCGCCGCGAGCTTCCGTTGGAGATCCTCCAGGCACGGCCGTGGGAGCCGAGCGGATCCCAGGTCACCGGACAGGCCGAGCGCCGAGGGCGTGAGCAACTGGCTGTACAGGCGGACGACGTCCGATCCCGCTTCCCCGGCCTGGAGGTACGCGCACAGCACCTGCCGGACGACGCGGTCGGTGTGCTGAAGGCCGCCTCGCACCGGGCTTCGGTCCTGGTCCTCGGCTCGCGCGGGCTCGGCGCGCTGCGCGGCTTCCTGGTCGGATCGGTGAGCCAGCAGGTCCTCGGTCACGCCGCCTGCCCGGTCGTCCTGGTGCGTCCGCCGTCCGACCTGACGGACGGGCCGGGTCCGGACAACCTGACGCAACGGGGCCTGGTCGTGGGTTTGGACCTCGCACACCCGTGCCCGCAGGTCCTGGCCTTCGCCTTCGAGACAGCCGCCCTGCGCGGAGTTCCGCTGACCGTGCTGCACGCCTGGGGACCGCCCGCCGGTACGGAGTACATGCACTTCGGCGCGATCGGCGGCCTGGAGGACGAACTGGCGGGCCCGGAACGGGAGGCGCTGGAGGATGCAGTGAAACCCTGGCTGGCCGCGTTCCCCGACCTGCCGGCAGCAACGGAGCTGCTCCGCAGCCACGCCGGACTCGCCCTGGTCGACGCCGCGGCGACGGCCGAGCTGCTGGTGATCGGGGCCCGCCACCGCCGCAGGACGGGTGGAACACACCTCGGCCCGGTGGCACATGCGGTGATCCACCATGTACGCTGCCCGGTCGCGGTGGTGCCCTACCACTGA
- a CDS encoding ferredoxin reductase family protein: MGALTQAGGAGPTRTARHGSAGRSLPPGAVARLVQAAIALGAAGVLAIWWQGTAGVSGAADWLTGAGRITGLLAGYAAPVLLLLMARIPLLEREVGADRLARWHAAGGRYLVGLVAVHVLTITWGYALTDGRGLVGEGVRLVFHYPEMIKAALATLIMFGTGLVSARAARRRMSYEVWYYLHLATYLAVALGFGHQLADGADLGGGPERAAWYALYLGTAALLGWYRLAVPFLRDRRHRMRVAEVRPEGPGVVSLFVTGERLDQLGAEAGQFFRLQFQAPGLRWAANPYSLSAPPHPRYLRFTVKDLGGHSAAVARLKPGTRVHAEGPYGAFTAGQRRGRKVLLLGAGVGITPLRALFETLPGRVTLVQRARRPQDVLFRDELAGVAATRGARAHELLGTRAEIGDLGTALRRLVPDLAAHEVYLCGPPAFAEEAVRVLRTAGVRRSRIHVESFEL, from the coding sequence ATGGGTGCACTGACACAGGCGGGTGGCGCCGGGCCCACGAGGACGGCCCGCCACGGCTCGGCCGGGCGGAGCCTCCCGCCGGGGGCGGTGGCACGGCTAGTACAGGCAGCGATCGCCCTGGGGGCCGCCGGAGTCCTGGCGATCTGGTGGCAGGGCACCGCCGGAGTGAGCGGTGCCGCCGACTGGCTCACCGGTGCCGGACGCATCACCGGCCTGCTGGCCGGGTACGCCGCACCGGTCCTGCTGCTCCTGATGGCCCGCATACCCCTGCTGGAACGCGAGGTGGGCGCGGACCGCCTGGCCCGCTGGCACGCGGCTGGCGGGCGCTACCTGGTCGGCCTGGTCGCCGTGCACGTCCTGACCATCACCTGGGGCTACGCGCTGACCGACGGTCGCGGGCTGGTCGGTGAGGGCGTGCGGCTGGTGTTCCACTACCCCGAGATGATCAAGGCGGCGCTGGCCACCCTGATCATGTTCGGCACCGGCCTGGTGAGCGCGCGGGCCGCCCGCCGCCGGATGAGCTACGAGGTCTGGTACTACCTGCACCTGGCGACGTACCTGGCCGTCGCACTCGGCTTCGGCCACCAACTGGCCGACGGCGCCGACCTCGGCGGCGGCCCCGAACGCGCCGCCTGGTACGCCCTGTACCTGGGCACCGCCGCCCTGCTCGGCTGGTACCGCCTCGCCGTCCCGTTCCTGCGCGACCGCCGCCACCGGATGCGTGTGGCCGAAGTCCGTCCGGAAGGCCCGGGCGTGGTCTCACTGTTCGTCACCGGCGAGCGCCTCGACCAACTCGGCGCCGAGGCAGGCCAGTTCTTCCGTCTCCAGTTCCAGGCCCCCGGTCTGCGCTGGGCGGCCAACCCGTACTCGCTCTCCGCGCCGCCGCACCCGCGGTACCTGCGCTTCACCGTCAAGGACCTCGGTGGTCACAGTGCCGCCGTCGCCCGGCTGAAGCCCGGCACCCGCGTGCACGCCGAGGGCCCGTACGGAGCGTTCACCGCCGGGCAGCGCCGGGGACGCAAGGTGCTGCTGCTCGGGGCCGGGGTCGGGATCACCCCGCTGCGCGCCCTGTTCGAGACCCTGCCCGGCCGGGTCACCCTCGTCCAGCGCGCCCGCCGGCCGCAGGACGTCCTCTTCCGGGACGAACTGGCGGGCGTCGCCGCCACCCGCGGCGCCCGGGCGCACGAACTGCTCGGCACCCGGGCCGAGATCGGCGACCTCGGTACCGCGCTGCGCAGGCTGGTCCCGGACCTCGCGGCGCACGAGGTCTACCTCTGCGGACCGCCGGCCTTCGCCGAGGAAGCCGTACGAGTGCTGCGGACCGCCGGGGTGCGGCGCTCGCGCATCCACGTCGAATCCTTCGAACTCTGA
- a CDS encoding Hsp20 family protein, producing the protein MSDHVHGSFTRSVRLPEGVQEQDITATFDKGVLTVKAPMGEVEKQARRIEIAGGSAG; encoded by the coding sequence ATGAGTGACCATGTCCACGGTTCCTTCACCCGCAGCGTGCGGCTTCCTGAAGGCGTGCAGGAGCAGGACATCACCGCCACCTTCGACAAGGGCGTGCTGACGGTGAAGGCCCCGATGGGCGAGGTCGAGAAGCAGGCCCGCCGGATCGAGATCGCGGGCGGTTCCGCGGGGTGA
- a CDS encoding hydantoinase B/oxoprolinase family protein, producing the protein MVSRGWRFWVDRGGTFTDVVALAPDGRLLTHKLLSHNPARYRDPAVAGIRALLPPGAAVDSVRMGTTVATNALLERTGEPTVLVVTRGFADALRIGYQNRPQIFAREIRLPEPLYARVVEVEERITADGEVLRPPDLDQLAEDLRDCLRHGIRSVAVVCLHSYLHPAHEREIGRLAEQLGFDQVSLSSETSPLMKLVPRGDTTVVDAYLNPGLRRYVRQVSDELAGVRLMFMQSNGGLAKAGHFRGKDAILSGPAGGIVGMVRMSRLAGYERVIGFDMGGTSTDVSHFAGEYERVVTTQVAGVRLRAPMLDIRTVAAGGGSVLRFDGERLRVGPDSAGADPGPACYRNGGPLTLTDANLLLGRIDAEHFPQVFGTDGDQPLDLDLTRRRFSELSGEIGDMSAAEVAEGFLRIAVVNIANAIKRISVQQGHDVTRYALTTFGGAGGQVACQVAEALGIRTVLVPPMAGVLSALGIGLADTTVLREHAVERPLAEAEMGAVRALADELAGVATGELLDQGVPRDRIRLTYRARLRYQGTDTAIAVELGEPVRMEAEFEERHRSTYSFLMDRPLVIEALAVEGLGLTEQPGLDVIAPVPEDPAPPATVSLHTGGRWRPVPLLERESLRPDDTVTGPAVIAEANATTVVDDGWEATVTSAGHLLVEQIRDHAGEAVPTTADPVLLEVFNNLFMAIAQQMGARLESTAQSVNIKERLDFSCALFDPEGNLVANAPHIPVHLGSMGTTVKEVLRRRGRNLRPGRTYAVNDPYHGGTHLPDITVVTPVFDPDGTEVLFFVASRGHHAEIGGTVPGSMPADSHEIHEEGVLFDNWPLVVNGQLREEETLRLLTEGPYPSRAPDTNLADLRAQIAANRKGVDEVNAMIDHFGLDVVQAYMRHVQDNAEQAVRRAVDGLSDGSYRYETDSGAVIAVSVRVDRHNHCATIDFTGTSPQLGSNFNAPSAVVTAAVLYVFRTLVADDIPLNDGCLRPLRIVVPPRSMLAPEHPAAVAAGNVETSQAIVGALYAALGVQAEGSGTMNNVTFGNAEHQYYETIASGSGAGPDFDGADAVQTHMTNSRLTDPEVLEWRLPVLVEEFSIRPGSGGAGRRHGGNGTLRRLRFREPMTVSILSSHRRVPPYGLDGGSGGALGANRVLRADGTVDDLPGCGTVEVGAGDALEIRTPGGGGWGAA; encoded by the coding sequence ATGGTGTCCAGGGGCTGGCGGTTCTGGGTGGACCGAGGCGGAACCTTCACCGACGTGGTCGCGCTGGCACCGGACGGCCGCCTGCTGACCCACAAGCTGCTCTCCCACAACCCGGCGCGCTATCGCGATCCGGCGGTCGCGGGGATCCGGGCCCTGCTGCCGCCCGGCGCGGCCGTCGACTCGGTCAGGATGGGCACGACCGTGGCCACCAACGCGCTGCTGGAACGCACCGGCGAACCGACCGTCCTGGTCGTCACACGCGGCTTCGCGGACGCCCTGCGGATCGGCTACCAGAACCGACCGCAGATCTTCGCCCGCGAGATCAGGCTGCCCGAACCGCTGTACGCCAGGGTGGTCGAGGTGGAGGAACGGATCACCGCCGACGGTGAGGTGCTGCGCCCGCCCGACCTCGACCAGCTTGCCGAGGACCTGCGCGACTGTCTGCGCCACGGCATCCGGTCCGTCGCCGTGGTCTGCCTGCACAGCTACCTGCACCCCGCCCATGAGCGGGAGATCGGCCGACTCGCCGAGCAACTCGGTTTCGACCAGGTGTCGTTGTCCAGCGAGACGAGCCCGTTGATGAAACTCGTGCCACGTGGGGACACCACCGTGGTCGATGCATACCTCAATCCCGGTCTGCGCCGCTACGTCCGACAGGTGTCGGACGAACTGGCCGGTGTCCGGCTGATGTTCATGCAGTCCAACGGCGGCCTGGCCAAAGCGGGGCACTTCCGGGGCAAGGACGCGATCCTCTCCGGCCCGGCCGGCGGCATCGTGGGCATGGTGAGGATGTCCCGACTGGCGGGCTACGAGCGAGTGATCGGCTTCGACATGGGCGGCACGTCCACGGACGTGTCGCACTTCGCAGGCGAGTACGAGCGGGTGGTGACCACCCAGGTCGCCGGCGTGCGACTGCGGGCGCCGATGCTGGACATCCGTACCGTCGCGGCGGGCGGCGGCTCGGTGCTGCGCTTCGACGGCGAACGCCTGCGGGTCGGTCCGGACTCGGCCGGCGCCGACCCGGGACCCGCCTGCTACCGCAACGGCGGACCGCTCACCCTCACCGACGCCAACCTGCTGCTCGGCCGCATCGACGCGGAGCACTTCCCGCAGGTCTTCGGAACGGACGGCGATCAGCCACTCGACCTGGATCTGACGCGGCGTCGATTCAGCGAACTTTCCGGCGAGATAGGCGACATGTCCGCGGCGGAGGTGGCGGAGGGCTTCCTGCGGATCGCGGTGGTCAACATCGCCAACGCGATCAAGCGCATCTCCGTCCAGCAGGGCCACGACGTCACCCGCTACGCGCTCACCACCTTCGGCGGCGCGGGAGGCCAGGTCGCATGCCAGGTGGCGGAGGCGCTCGGCATCCGCACGGTACTCGTCCCGCCGATGGCCGGGGTGCTGTCCGCGCTCGGCATCGGGCTGGCCGACACCACCGTCCTACGCGAGCACGCCGTCGAACGTCCTTTGGCCGAAGCGGAGATGGGCGCCGTGCGGGCTCTCGCTGACGAGTTGGCGGGGGTCGCCACAGGCGAGCTGCTCGACCAGGGTGTTCCACGGGATCGAATCCGGCTGACGTACCGGGCCCGACTGCGCTACCAGGGAACCGACACCGCGATCGCCGTCGAACTGGGCGAACCAGTCCGCATGGAGGCCGAGTTCGAAGAGCGACACCGGTCCACCTACTCCTTCCTGATGGACCGTCCACTCGTGATCGAGGCTCTCGCCGTCGAGGGTCTCGGTCTCACCGAACAGCCTGGACTCGACGTAATCGCCCCCGTGCCCGAGGACCCCGCGCCACCCGCCACGGTGTCCCTCCACACCGGCGGCCGGTGGCGCCCGGTCCCCTTGCTGGAACGTGAGTCATTGCGGCCGGACGACACCGTGACCGGCCCGGCCGTGATCGCCGAGGCCAACGCCACGACCGTGGTGGACGACGGATGGGAGGCCACGGTCACCTCCGCGGGCCACCTGCTGGTCGAACAGATCAGGGACCACGCAGGGGAGGCCGTCCCGACCACCGCCGACCCGGTCCTGCTGGAGGTCTTCAACAACCTCTTCATGGCGATCGCCCAACAGATGGGCGCCAGGCTGGAGTCCACCGCCCAGTCGGTCAACATCAAGGAGCGGCTGGACTTCTCCTGCGCGCTCTTCGACCCGGAGGGCAACCTCGTCGCCAACGCCCCACACATCCCCGTCCACCTCGGCTCGATGGGCACCACCGTCAAGGAGGTGCTGCGCCGACGCGGCCGGAACCTTCGCCCAGGTCGTACCTACGCCGTCAACGACCCCTACCACGGCGGCACCCACCTGCCGGACATCACCGTGGTGACGCCGGTCTTCGACCCGGACGGCACCGAAGTCCTGTTCTTCGTCGCCTCCCGTGGCCACCACGCCGAGATCGGCGGTACCGTCCCCGGCTCGATGCCCGCCGACAGCCACGAGATCCACGAGGAGGGCGTGCTCTTCGACAACTGGCCACTCGTGGTGAACGGGCAGCTGCGTGAGGAGGAAACCCTCCGGCTGCTCACCGAGGGGCCCTACCCGTCCCGCGCCCCCGACACCAACCTTGCCGACCTGCGTGCCCAGATCGCGGCCAACCGCAAAGGTGTCGACGAGGTCAACGCGATGATCGACCATTTCGGCCTCGATGTCGTCCAGGCCTACATGCGGCACGTCCAGGACAACGCCGAGCAGGCGGTCCGCCGCGCCGTCGACGGCCTGTCCGACGGGTCGTACCGCTACGAGACCGACTCGGGCGCCGTGATCGCCGTCTCGGTCCGCGTGGATCGCCACAACCACTGCGCCACGATCGACTTCACGGGCACCTCACCCCAGCTGGGCAGCAACTTCAACGCCCCCTCCGCGGTCGTCACCGCCGCCGTCCTGTACGTCTTTCGCACCCTCGTCGCCGACGACATCCCGCTCAACGACGGCTGCCTGCGCCCGCTGCGGATCGTCGTCCCGCCCCGCTCGATGCTCGCCCCGGAGCACCCGGCCGCCGTCGCCGCCGGCAACGTCGAGACCTCGCAGGCCATCGTCGGCGCGCTCTACGCCGCGCTCGGCGTGCAGGCCGAGGGCTCCGGCACGATGAACAACGTGACCTTCGGCAACGCGGAGCACCAGTACTACGAGACCATCGCCTCGGGTTCCGGTGCCGGCCCGGACTTCGACGGGGCGGACGCCGTCCAGACCCACATGACCAACTCCCGCCTCACCGACCCCGAGGTCCTGGAATGGCGCCTACCCGTTCTCGTCGAGGAGTTCTCCATCCGTCCCGGCAGCGGGGGTGCCGGCCGCCGGCACGGCGGCAACGGCACGCTCCGACGGCTGCGCTTCCGCGAGCCGATGACCGTCAGCATCCTGTCCAGCCACCGCCGTGTCCCCCCGTACGGACTCGACGGCGGCTCCGGCGGCGCCCTGGGCGCCAACCGGGTCCTGCGCGCGGACGGCACCGTCGACGATTTGCCCGGCTGCGGCACCGTCGAAGTCGGAGCGGGGGACGCTTTGGAGATCCGTACACCGGGCGGGGGCGGCTGGGGAGCGGCGTGA
- a CDS encoding response regulator transcription factor, whose protein sequence is MDTAPTADPSPWRILVVDDEPDLVEVLCGALRYEGWQARGAEDGPSAVALAAKWNPHAVVLDMMLPDLDGMEVLERIHAARPEVRVLFLTARDAVEDRIAALAAGGDDYVTKPFSLAEVVVRLRGLLRRATPVQPERVEPPAHALVLGDLVLDEQAREVTRAGDTVDLSPTEFALLRLLMRHPRQVLSKAQILDAVWSYDFGGQAHVVELYISYLRKKIDAGRPPMIHTVRGAGYLLKAPQ, encoded by the coding sequence ATGGACACCGCCCCCACCGCCGACCCGTCACCCTGGCGGATCCTGGTCGTCGACGACGAGCCCGACCTGGTCGAGGTGCTCTGCGGCGCGCTCAGGTACGAGGGCTGGCAGGCACGCGGAGCCGAGGACGGGCCGAGCGCCGTGGCGCTCGCCGCGAAGTGGAACCCGCACGCCGTGGTGCTCGACATGATGCTCCCCGACCTCGACGGCATGGAGGTACTGGAGCGGATCCACGCTGCCAGGCCCGAGGTGCGCGTCCTGTTCCTCACCGCCAGGGACGCCGTGGAGGACCGGATCGCCGCGCTGGCGGCCGGGGGGGACGACTACGTCACCAAGCCCTTCAGTCTCGCCGAGGTGGTGGTGCGCCTTCGCGGCCTGCTTCGCCGGGCCACCCCGGTGCAGCCGGAGCGCGTCGAACCCCCGGCGCACGCCCTGGTCCTGGGGGATCTGGTGCTGGACGAGCAGGCCCGGGAGGTCACCCGCGCCGGTGACACCGTCGACCTGAGCCCCACCGAGTTCGCCCTGCTCCGCCTTCTGATGCGCCACCCCCGGCAGGTGTTGAGCAAGGCACAGATCCTGGACGCCGTCTGGTCGTACGACTTCGGCGGCCAGGCCCACGTCGTCGAGCTCTACATCAGCTATCTGCGCAAGAAGATCGACGCCGGCCGGCCACCGATGATCCACACCGTCCGCGGGGCCGGCTACCTGCTCAAGGCACCGCAGTGA